CGAGGTGGGCTTCGTCTTCCAGACGTTCAACCTGATGCCGCGGCTGAACGCCCTCGAGAACGTCGCCTTACCGCAGTTGTTCCAGGGCGTCGGCCGGACGGAGCGCCGAAAGCGGGCGCGGTCCCTCCTCGAACGCGTCGGCCTGGCCGATCGGGCCGACCACCTGCCCAACGAACTGTCCGGCGGCCAGCGCCAGCGGGTGGCGCTGGCTCGGGCGCTGGTCAACGACCCCGCGATCGTGCTGGCCGACGAACCCTCCGGCAACCTCGACACCGACACCGAAGCGGACATCCTGGACCTCTTCGACGAGTTCCACAGCGCCGGGACGACGATGCTCGTCGTCACCCACGAGCGCCACGTCGCCGAGCGGGCCGACCGGATCGTCCACTTACTCGACGGGACGATCGAGCGCATTGAGACCCTCGACGGAGCCGGGACCGCGGCCGAACCCGGGACCGGCGGCTCGGGGACGCAGGCGGGACCGCCACCGGACCGGAAAACGGGACGCGGGAGCGGAGACGAAGACGGTGACGGCGGCGGAGGCGACGCCGAATGAATCTCCTCGAGAGCCTTCGACTCGCCTGGCGATCCATCCGCGGGCACAAGCTCCGGTCGGCGCTGACGACGCTGGGGATCGTGATCGGCATCGCGGCGGTGATCGCCTTCGTCACGCTGGGTGCGAGCCTGCAAGCGGGCGTCATCGGGGACATCAGCCCCGACGATCAGCGCAACGTCTACGGCTGGGCCGCCGAACCGAACGCCGAGGGCGGGCCGCTGGCGGGCGCACAGCCCGTGTTCACGAACGACGATCTCGAGGCCGTCGAGGACCTCGAAGACGTCGAGGCGGCCTACGGCTACGCGACGCTCCAGACGCAGGCGATCTCGAACGGCGAGGAGCAGGTTGCCCAAGGGAACGGGCTGGTCGCCTCGGGGCCGTCGTACATCCGCGAGGATCGCCTGGCCGAGGGCAGGCAATTCGAGCAGGGGGAACGGGAGGCGGTGCTCAACCCCGCCGCGGCGAACCAGTTCGAGGAGAACGCCACCGTCGGCGACGAGCTCACGGTGACGCTGCTCGGCGGCGAGCGCGCGACCGTCGAGGTCGTCGGCATCACCGATACCAGCGAGGGGCTGAGCCCGTTCGAGGGGTTCGAGTCCTCGCCGCGGGTCTACGTGCCGACCGATCCCTACTACACGGAGCAGGCGACGGGGCTGGGGTTCGACGGCGGTGGTGGGGGTGACGGTGGTGACGGCGGCAATGGGAGTGACGGCAGCGGTGGCGGCGACGGCACCACCGAATCCGGCGGCAACGCCGACGGCGATGGCGGCGACGGAGACGGCGCCAACGACGACGCGCGCTTCCTCGCGATCATCATCGAGGCCGAGTCGGCCGACCAGGCGGACGTCGACGCCGCCCGCGAGAGCGCGACGACCTACCTCGAGAGCGACGAATCCGATGCGAGCGACCTGATGGGCGACGACCTCGAAGTGCAGTTTCAGACGAGCACCGAACTGCTCCAGCAACTCGAGGACGTCCTGGACCTCCTACGGAACTTCATCGTCGGAATCGCGGCCATCTCCCTGCTGGTCGGCTCGATCGGCATCGCGAACATCATGCTCGTCAGCGTCACCGAGCGAACCCGCGAGATCGGCATCATGAAAGCCGTCGGCGCGCAGAACCGCGACGTGCTCGGGCTGTTTCTCACCGAGTCGGTGATCCTCGGCGTAATCGGCTCGATTCTCGGAACCGGCCTGGGACTGCTCGCCGGCTACCTCGGCGCGCAGTACGTCGACCTCCCGCTGGTCTATCCCCTCGAGTACGTCGCCCTCGCGATCGTCGTCGGGATGGTCGTCGGGATCCTCGCCGGGCTGTATCCAGCCTG
This window of the Natrinema salifodinae genome carries:
- a CDS encoding ABC transporter ATP-binding protein yields the protein MASSGTAVSLSDVRKTYQLGEPVHALDGVSLEVPRGSYTAIMGPSGSGKSTLMNLVGCLDTATAGDVVVGGREVGTLGDRERTRLRGTEVGFVFQTFNLMPRLNALENVALPQLFQGVGRTERRKRARSLLERVGLADRADHLPNELSGGQRQRVALARALVNDPAIVLADEPSGNLDTDTEADILDLFDEFHSAGTTMLVVTHERHVAERADRIVHLLDGTIERIETLDGAGTAAEPGTGGSGTQAGPPPDRKTGRGSGDEDGDGGGGDAE
- a CDS encoding ABC transporter permease, translated to MNLLESLRLAWRSIRGHKLRSALTTLGIVIGIAAVIAFVTLGASLQAGVIGDISPDDQRNVYGWAAEPNAEGGPLAGAQPVFTNDDLEAVEDLEDVEAAYGYATLQTQAISNGEEQVAQGNGLVASGPSYIREDRLAEGRQFEQGEREAVLNPAAANQFEENATVGDELTVTLLGGERATVEVVGITDTSEGLSPFEGFESSPRVYVPTDPYYTEQATGLGFDGGGGGDGGDGGNGSDGSGGGDGTTESGGNADGDGGDGDGANDDARFLAIIIEAESADQADVDAARESATTYLESDESDASDLMGDDLEVQFQTSTELLQQLEDVLDLLRNFIVGIAAISLLVGSIGIANIMLVSVTERTREIGIMKAVGAQNRDVLGLFLTESVILGVIGSILGTGLGLLAGYLGAQYVDLPLVYPLEYVALAIVVGMVVGILAGLYPAWRAARTDPIDALRYE